A part of Clostridia bacterium genomic DNA contains:
- the tyrS gene encoding tyrosine--tRNA ligase, whose protein sequence is MSTKNIMDTLRERGFIKQVVFEDDLYKKLGSEPTTFYIGFDPTADSLHIGHYIPIMAMAHMQRAGHKPIALIGGGTAMIGDPSGRSDLRKMMTPETIQHNADAFKNQMKRFINFEGENPAILVNNADWLLNLNYVDFIRDIGVHFSVNKMLTAECFKIRMETGLTFLEFNYMPMQAYDFLVLNQKYGCSLQLGGNDQWSNMLAGADLIRRKEQKDAFCMTFTLLETSEGKKMGKTAKGALWLDKNKTTPYEFYQYFRNVEDQKVRECLCLLTFLDLQEIDELTKYQDERINKAKERLAYEVTKLVHGEEEANLAREMAQAAFSGASGQMPCESINANGDTSVIDVIVAAKVASSKSEARRLIEGGGVSIDNTKIASINDTLSQYTTSNEFILHKGKKVHIKVIVNG, encoded by the coding sequence ATGAGCACAAAAAATATAATGGATACCTTGAGAGAAAGGGGCTTTATAAAACAAGTAGTTTTTGAGGACGATTTATATAAAAAATTAGGCAGCGAACCTACTACTTTTTATATCGGATTTGACCCTACTGCAGACAGTCTGCATATAGGGCATTATATTCCTATTATGGCTATGGCGCACATGCAAAGAGCAGGACACAAGCCTATTGCATTAATCGGCGGAGGCACTGCAATGATCGGCGATCCTTCCGGAAGATCAGACCTAAGAAAAATGATGACTCCCGAAACTATACAACACAACGCCGATGCTTTTAAAAATCAAATGAAACGCTTTATTAACTTTGAAGGCGAAAACCCTGCTATTTTGGTTAATAATGCCGACTGGCTGCTAAATCTAAATTATGTGGATTTTATAAGAGATATTGGCGTGCATTTTTCTGTCAACAAGATGTTGACAGCCGAATGCTTCAAAATCCGCATGGAAACTGGTTTGACTTTCCTTGAATTCAACTATATGCCCATGCAGGCTTATGACTTTTTGGTGCTTAACCAAAAATACGGTTGTTCACTTCAATTAGGCGGCAATGACCAATGGTCCAACATGCTTGCAGGCGCAGATCTTATAAGAAGAAAGGAACAAAAAGATGCTTTCTGCATGACTTTCACTTTGCTTGAAACCTCAGAAGGCAAGAAAATGGGCAAAACAGCTAAAGGCGCTTTGTGGCTGGACAAAAATAAAACCACACCTTATGAATTTTATCAATATTTCAGAAATGTAGAAGACCAAAAAGTCAGAGAATGTCTATGTCTGTTGACTTTCTTGGATTTGCAAGAAATAGACGAACTTACAAAATACCAAGATGAACGCATTAATAAGGCAAAAGAACGTCTTGCTTATGAAGTTACCAAGCTAGTTCACGGTGAAGAAGAGGCCAACCTTGCAAGAGAAATGGCTCAAGCAGCTTTCAGCGGAGCATCAGGACAAATGCCTTGCGAGAGCATAAACGCTAATGGCGACACCTCTGTAATAGATGTAATAGTAGCGGCAAAAGTTGCATCTTCAAAAAGTGAAGCAAGACGCTTAATTGAAGGCGGCGGAGTAAGCATTGACAATACTAAGATTGCTTCTATTAATGATACACTATCGCAATATACAACTTCAAACGAATTTATATTGCATAAGGGCAAAAAGGTGCATATCAAGGTTATTGTGAATGGTTGA
- a CDS encoding YigZ family protein, whose product MVDYLTIEKVTQAQLVINKSRFISIAYPVENWEHASKILGELKKTYWDSTHICYGCVADDLGNNMRFSDDGEPQGTAGKPILEVIKQKNLRLILVAVVRYFGGIKLGAGGLVRAYSKAASEVLDQASIITISPKVCFSIKVNYSDLKKIEYLLNSEGIEITDKIWGEDVKVYLKIKQALFQKFVENLKNALNRDLSDIIIKEGI is encoded by the coding sequence ATGGTTGATTATCTAACCATAGAAAAAGTTACTCAAGCCCAATTAGTTATCAATAAGTCGCGCTTTATTTCAATAGCCTATCCTGTTGAAAATTGGGAACACGCTTCAAAAATATTAGGCGAACTTAAAAAAACATATTGGGACAGCACGCATATTTGTTATGGATGCGTTGCTGATGATTTGGGCAACAATATGCGTTTTTCGGATGACGGTGAACCGCAAGGCACTGCGGGCAAACCTATCCTCGAAGTTATAAAACAAAAAAATTTAAGGCTGATTTTGGTTGCCGTTGTAAGATATTTTGGCGGAATCAAGCTAGGCGCAGGCGGACTGGTCAGAGCTTATTCAAAAGCTGCATCAGAAGTTTTAGACCAGGCTTCAATAATTACAATAAGTCCCAAAGTATGTTTTAGTATAAAAGTTAACTATTCTGACCTAAAGAAAATAGAATATCTTCTTAACAGTGAAGGAATAGAAATTACTGACAAAATTTGGGGCGAGGATGTAAAAGTCTATTTAAAAATTAAGCAAGCCTTGTTTCAAAAGTTTGTAGAAAATTTGAAAAACGCTCTTAATCGCGATCTATCGGATATAATTATAAAAGAAGGTATATAG
- a CDS encoding PLP-dependent aminotransferase family protein — translation MINYQPGKPSNECLPVNEVEEITQEILSSSKASNVLQYGVTQGMFTLRELLKDYVKTFGIQNAQTEEIMVVSGGQQALDLACRVFLNKGDTVLVESPTYLAFLQIAAAYEINIIGVNSDKDGIDTQDLEQKIKQYSPKLIYLVPTFSNPTGKTYPLSKRRDIARITKKYNVIVLEDDPYSKLRFEGEDVPSIKSVGEDNIIFITSFSKIISPGLRIGLVVADAEIIRRMEICKQGADIHTSHLSQAIVKEFLTRGLIKNQIEKARPIYKAKKEFMEQALNKYMPKEFSFTKVEGGMFIWGEFDAQIDTYELFPKAIEKKAAYVYGNVFYPDNSGHNTLRLNFSNATPQQIDKGIKALGELFQDEIKKL, via the coding sequence TTGATAAACTATCAACCAGGGAAGCCTTCCAATGAATGCCTGCCTGTAAATGAAGTTGAAGAAATCACTCAAGAGATATTATCAAGCAGCAAAGCAAGCAATGTTTTGCAGTACGGTGTAACTCAAGGGATGTTCACTTTACGTGAACTTTTAAAAGATTATGTAAAAACTTTTGGAATCCAAAACGCACAGACAGAAGAAATTATGGTCGTAAGCGGCGGTCAGCAGGCTTTGGACCTTGCGTGCAGGGTTTTCTTGAATAAAGGCGACACTGTTTTGGTGGAATCCCCTACGTATTTGGCTTTTTTGCAGATTGCGGCTGCGTACGAAATTAATATAATAGGCGTAAACTCAGATAAAGACGGAATAGACACACAAGATCTTGAACAAAAAATCAAACAATATTCACCTAAACTTATTTATCTTGTTCCGACTTTTTCCAATCCCACTGGAAAAACTTATCCGCTTTCAAAGCGGAGAGATATAGCACGTATTACCAAAAAATATAATGTAATAGTTTTAGAAGATGATCCATACAGCAAGTTAAGGTTTGAAGGCGAAGATGTTCCAAGCATAAAAAGCGTGGGCGAAGACAATATCATATTTATAACCAGTTTTTCCAAAATTATTTCGCCTGGTCTAAGAATAGGACTTGTAGTAGCCGATGCTGAAATCATACGCCGTATGGAAATATGCAAACAAGGCGCGGATATTCACACTTCACACCTAAGCCAAGCAATAGTCAAAGAATTTTTGACTCGCGGTCTGATAAAAAATCAGATTGAAAAAGCCCGTCCCATATACAAAGCAAAAAAAGAGTTTATGGAACAGGCATTAAATAAATATATGCCCAAAGAATTTTCTTTTACTAAAGTTGAAGGCGGTATGTTTATCTGGGGAGAGTTTGACGCTCAAATAGACACGTATGAATTATTCCCTAAGGCAATAGAAAAAAAAGCGGCTTATGTTTATGGCAATGTATTTTATCCCGATAACAGCGGTCATAACACATTGAGATTGAACTTTTCTAATGCCACGCCCCAACAGATCGACAAAGGAATTAAGGCTTTGGGAGAATTATTTCAAGACGAGATAAAAAAACTATAA